GTTGGTCATCAAGGGGAATACCGGCTGAAACGGTAAAACGGGAGATATTATTTTTTTTCAGGATGTCGTTGATAAACGTATTTTGCTCATTTCGCCATTGCTTGTATTGTTCATGCTCGGTTGCATCACCAAGCAACCATTGCTGCTGAGTGTTCCCATCAGAAACACTCACAGCTTGCATACTTGTAAGAGAAGGTAGGCAGTATTCTATAGGATCATTGATCACAACCGCACGCACTTCACAATGTCGCGTAAGATGGTTTAAGTGGCCAATAGCTTGTGTACTTAGATGTTGAAAATCTGACACTAAATAGACCAAGCTACCAGGGCGGGCGAGACGGCGTGCTCTGGCACAGGCTTGCGCGAACGCATCATCATCACTTTCCTTGTTTGGCTTATTTTGCTGGCTTTGCTGGTGTAGCTCAAGAAGTTCATGACATACACGAAGCACTGCTTTTTTTCGGGTTAGTGGCTTAATTTCTTTATGTTGTGTGGCATTAAAAATAAGCGCGCCTACTTTGTCTCCGCGAGCTGCAGCTGACCAACTTATCAGTGAGCACACGTGTGAAGCTTGTACGGCTTTAGTCAGCAGTTGCGTACCAAACGCCATCGAAGGCAGATAATCGCAAAACAAGAAAACCGGACGTTCCCGCTCTTCGCGATAAACCTTAGTGTGCGTTTTTCCTGTTCGCGCAGTCACGCGCCAGTCAATTGCACGAATATCATCGCCGCTCTGGTAGTGACGAGCTTCATCAAACTCCATACCACGGCCTTTGTGCTTCGTTAAATAGCTACCAGCAAGTCGAGCTTGAGGGGCTCGTTTAGGCGCAAGACTGAACAGTTTAGCGAGCTGTTGATATCGCAACAATTCACCAGTGGATAAATTCACCCCATCGCTCAGCAACTTCTGAAGCTGTGCTTGAACATTTATCATAATTTACGGTACTGCTACAGTGGTGACAATTTTGTCCAAAACATCATTTACCGTTACGCCTTCAGCTTCTGCTTGATACGACAGAATAATTCTGTGACGCAACACATTGTGAACCACCGCTTGAATATCATCTGGACCTACAAAGTCTCTCCCACTTAGCCATGCATGGGCGCGGGCACAGCGGTCAAGGCTTATCGTTGCTCGAGGGCTTGTACCCATTGCAATCCATTGTGCCAAGTTAGCGTCAAACTTTTCAGGTTGTCTTGTGGCAACAATGAGCTGAACGAGGTATTGCTCTAATTCAGGTGCCATGTATAGCGAAAGGGCTTCTTTCCGCGACGTAAAAATATCGTCTTGAGTCAGGGTAGGCGGTGTCACTGGTGGCTCTGATAGTGCCTCTCCGCGCGTTAAGCGTAAAATTTCAAGTTCAGTTTCCGCTCCTGGATAATCAATATCGACATGCATTAAGAAGCGATCTAATTGTGCTTCTGGAAGGGGATAAGTACCTTCTTGCTCGAGTGGGTTTTGTGTAGCCATTACTAGAAACAAGGGAGGCAACGGGTAAGTTTTACTACCCACCGTTATTTGTCTTTCTGCCATGGCTTCAAGTAACGCCGATTGAACCTTTGCTGGCGCGCGGTTTATTTCATCCGCTAATACTAGATTGTGAAAAAGTGGGCCTTTTTGAAATACGAATTCGCCCGTTTCAGGACGGTAAATATCCGTACCCGTCAAATCAGCGGGTAACAAATCTGGTGTGAACTGGACACGGTGAAAGTCGCCGTCGACACCGTTTGCAAGTGCATTAATTGCGCGTGTTTTAGCAAGTCCCGGAGGCCCTTCAACAAGTAGATGCCCATCGGCGAGAAGTGCGATAAGAAGACTTTTAGTCAGCGCGTGTTGGCCAATGATTTGTTGATTTAAATAAGCATGTAACTGTTGAAACTGCTCTGCTGCCATTTTGCAAAATTCCGTTTGAGTTATCTTTATTAAGGAAGTGTCAGTCGATGGGTTTATGTTCTAAAGAACACGTTTAAAACACCATTCACAATGACACAAAACAGACTATGTTTTCCATATAAGGTTCATTCTATCTTTCTTCAAGTCGTTTAATCGCAATAAATCTGCGACGTATTACGCTGATCAACAATGAACAGAAAGCACGTATACCCATCTAACAAATGTTACATTTATCATGACACCTTAACGGCATAATTTGCTATTTTGTTCATTGTTTGTAAAAATCGGGTGTATTACAGGTCTGACCACTTAATGTGAGTGCTATCGCTCAACTCAATTAGGTCATTAATTTAGGTGCATTATGGCAACAAAACAATCAGTTACTACCCGAGAGGGTGATCGCATCGCCATTGTCGCGGGGTTACGTACTCCGTTTGCAAAAATGGCGACATATTTCCACGGCGTACCGGCTGTTGATTTAGGTAAAATGGTCGTAAACGAACTACTCGTTCGCCATGGTGTTCAAAAAGAGTGGGTTGACCAAGTTGTTTATGGTCAAGTTGTTCAAATGCCTGAAGCTCCAAATATTGCGCGTGAAATCGTGCTTGGTACCGGCATGAACGTACATACCGATGCGTATAGTGTTTCTCGCGCGTGTGCGACCAGCTTCCAATCTGCAGTGAATATCGCTGAAAGTATGATGGCAGGTACAGTACAAGTTGGTATCGCAGGTGGTGCAGATTCAACATCGGTATCACCGATTGGTGTTTCAAAAAACTTAGCGCGCGCACTAGTTGACCTTCAAAAGACCAAAACGTTGGGTCAGAAGCTCAATATTTTTAAGCGTCTTAAGTTAAAAGACTTGGCGCCAGTGCCTCCGGCAGTAGCAGAATACTCAACAGGCCTTTCAATGGGCCAAACTGCAGAGCAAATGGCTAAAACCCATCAAATTTCTCGTGAAGATCAAGACAAACTAGCACACCGCTCTCATAGTCTTGCGGCCGAAAGTTGGGAAGCAGGAAAGCTGTCTAGTGAAGTAATGACGGCTTATGCAGAACCGTATAAAGGTGCACTTGAGCGCGACAATAACGTGCGTTTCGATTCTAAGCTAGAAGGGTATGCGAAGCTTCGTCCTGTATTTGATAAAAAGTACGGCTCGGTAACTGCGGCTAACGCTACACCACTTACCGACGGCGCATCAGCGGTGCTTATGATGACAGAAAGTCGCGCTAAAGAACTTGGTTACACGCCATTGGGCTACATCAAGAGCTATGCGTTTTCTGCTATCGATGTATGGGAAGATATGCTGATGGGGCCGTCTTATGCTACGCCAATCGCATTAGACCGTGCGGGTATGACCCTTAACGACTTAACGCTTATCGAAATGCATGAAGCTTTCGCTGCACAAACACTGGCTAACGTAAAAATGTTCGCGAGTGACAAATTTGCTCAAGAGAAACTGGGCAGAAGTAAAGCAACTGGCGAGATTGATATGGATAAATTCAACGTAATGGGAAGCTCAATTGCCTATGGCCACCCATTTGCCGCAACAGGTACGCGTATGATCACGCAGATGTTGAATGAATTAAACCGTCGTGGCGGTGGTACAGGTCTACTGACTGCATGTGCGGCGGGTGGTCTTGGTGCCGCAATGATTGTGGAGACAGAATAAGATGAGTCAGGAACAAGACATGACAAATGAAGCACAACCCGCTTCAGGCGCTTTTTCTCTTACTAAGCAAGACAATGGTGTTGCTATTCTTAGCATGGATGTGCCTGGCGAAAGCATGAACACGTTAAAGGCTGAGTTCGGTGACGAAATATCAGCCATGCTAGATGACATCGAGAGCGACAGCAGCATTAAAGGTGTTGTATTGACCAGTGGCAAGCCGAGTTCATTTGTTGCAGGTGCAGATATTACTATGCTGGCGGCGTGTAAGACCGCTGAAGATGCCACAACTATCGCAGCTGGCGGTCAAGCCATATTCGATAGAATTGAAAGCATGAAAGCGACATTTGTTGCGGCCATTCATGGTCCAGCGCTAGGTGGTGGCTTAGAGTTAGCTCTTGCTTGTCACTATCGTGTTTGTACCGATTCACCAAGCACGCAATTAGGTTTGCCAGAAGTACAGCTAGGGCTTTTACCTGGTAGTGGTGGTACTCAGCGACTGCCGCGTCTTATTGGTATTCAGCAAGCTATGAAAATGATGCTTACTGGTGCGCCAGCACGAGCAAAGCAAGCGAAGAAGTACGGTATTGTTGATGATGTGGTTCCACACAGCGTGCTATTAAAAGTTGCTGAGCAATTTGCGCTTAAGCGCAAACCTGAACGCGAAGCGCCTCAAAAAGGCGTTATGAATAAAATGCTGGAAAATACAGGTCCAGGCCGAGGCATGTTATTCAAGAAGGCACGCGAAGCTACATTTGCAAAAACTAAAGGCAACTATCCTGCGCCAGGTTACATCATTGATGTAATTGAAACGGGCATGAATGATGGTATGAAAGCGGGCCTGAAAGCTGAAGCAGAAGCTTTTGGTAAGCTAGTAATGACGCCAGAGTCATTCCAACTTCGTCAAATTTTCTTTGCAACTACAGAAATGAAGAAAGAAAACGGCGTTGAGGGCGTAAAACCAGAAAAAATGAAGAAAGTTGGTGTTCTTGGTGGCGGCTTAATGGGCGGTGGAATTGCCTATGTAACCTCGACTAAAGCGGGTGTGCCAGTACGTATAAAAGACGTACGTGCTGAAGGCATAGCTAATGCTATGAAGTACAGCTACGACATTCTCAATAAGAAAGTTAAAAAGCGCTTCATGCGCAATAGCGAGATGCAAAAGCAGCTAGCCTTATTAACAGGTACGCTTGATTACAGTGGATATCAAGATGCTGATATCGTGGTTGAAGCGGTGTTTGAAGATCTAGATCTTAAGCAAAAGATGGTTGATGATATCGAAACTAACTGCAAAGAAAGTACGATTTTCGCATCAAACACCTCGTCTATTCCCATTACGCAAATTGCGGCGAAAGCAGCGCGACCTGAAAATGTGATTGGTCTTCACTATTTCTCGCCAGTTGATAAGATGCCTTTGGCCGAAGTTATTGCTCATGAAAAAACCTCAGACCAAGTTATTTCTTCAACTGTTGAATTTGCTAAGAAACAGGGCAAAACCCCTGTGGTTGTTAAGGACGGTGCCGGTTTTTATGTTAACCGCATACTTGCCCCATACATGAACGAGGCCGCAAACCTTATTCTAGACGGTGAGCCAATTGAGCATATTGACAAGTCTTTGGTTAAGTTCGGTTTCCCAGTGGGCCCAGTAAAACTGCTTGATGAAGTAGGTATTGACGTAGGCACTAAGATCATTCCTTTCTTGGTTGAAGCGTTTGGCGACCGTTTTACTGCACCTAGTGCGTTTGACAAGGTGTTAGCTGATGGCCGTAAGGGTAAGAAAAACCAAAAAGGTTTTTATTCTTACGAGGGTAAAAAGCCGGGCAAAGAAGTTGATGAAAGCATTTATTCGCTTCTTGGGTTGTCACCCTCTGCTAAACTTAGCGAAAAAGAAGTTGCAGAGCGCTGCGTGCTTATGATGCTAAATGAAGCAGCTCGTTGCCTTGATGAAGGCGTGATTCGCAATGCGCGAGACGGAGACATAGGTGCCATTTTCGGTATTGGCTTCCCGCCATTCTTAGGTGGTCCTTTCCGTTACATGGATAGCCTTGGCATTAAGCATGTGGTCGCAAGATTAAATCATTACGCAACTGCAGTAGGCGGTAAATTTGCGCCTGCAGACATTTTAGTGAAGATGGCTGAATCTGATCAATCTTTTTACTAAATAGTAAATATAGTGTTAAAAACCGGGCTTTGCCCGGTTTTTTTGTATGTAATGCTCGTTTTTGCTGGTTTATTGTTCATTTTTGGGTAAAATTCGCGCTGTTTAAATTTTGAGTAGTCAAATTGTTGGCACCTTAATCAGGCACCTATCAATTAAATTGATAAGTTTGGGTGTATTTGAAGTTTCAGGAGACGCTGTGATATCACTTGTTGTACTTAGCGCAATATGCTCTGTCTATTTCTACGTGGAAGCGTTCAAGTGGGGAATGCATGCTAAAAAGTGGGCTTTGGGTGGCCTTATACTAGGGCCTATATTACTCCCTATGTTCTCTATATCGCGACATATTCATTGGCGCAATGCAGTAGGCTTTAATAACCTTTATATCGCCGCCTAGGCTTTTGTAGTCTCTTTTCTAAGTCTGCCAAATTGAAGACGAAAAAAAAGAGAGCTTTGCTCTCTTTTTTAGAATTCGGAATGGGTAGACTTACCAGCCAACACCAACGCCACCGCCTGACTTTGGCTTAATATTTTGTGGCTGAGTAATAGTCTCTTTTTGAGAGTCGCTTACAGGTTTAGCACCTTCTTGCTTATCTGCTGCTACTGGCGTGGTGGTAGAAAGTACTAGTGCAACCGCGTACTCTTTCAACATAATAAATTCCTCTAATTTTTTTGAACGAACAAACAAAACCGATATATTGTTTTTATACTCGGTAATTCTATTAAAGCTATTATTGTGCCAGTTTGAAAAAATTGATATAAATCAGTTGCTTACAATGGTTTTGTGTTGATTTGTCACAGTTTTGACGGTGTCGAGAGAAATGGTAGGGTTACGCTAGGCAATGAGGTGCCAAATATTTGAATAGCAGGGGAAAAACTGTGCCTAGCCTTCTAAAGTTCAAAGGGAAAGGGCAGTGGTGATATCAACTGCCCGCATGATGAAAGGTTAGAAATTTGATTGGCCTAAGAGTGTGTGAAGTTTCTGGTTTTCTGATAGCAGCTTTTCGAAACGCTCCGCGTTTAACGGGCGGCTGTACAAAAAGCCCTGCAGCATTTCACAATCGTAGCGACGAAGAATATTAAGCTGTGCTTCCTCTTCTACACCTTCAGCAACCACTTTAAGGCCGAGATTGTGTGCAATATTAATGATGGCCGCTGCCATATGCCTATCTACATTGCTCTTTGCAATGTCGTCGATAAAGGCCTTATCAATTTTAAGCGTATTGAGCGGGAAGCGTTTTAAGTACGCCAACGATGAGTAGCCTGTACCAAAATCATCAAGAGCAAGGTGGATGCCTCGTTCGCGTAGACGGTTCATCATTCTAAGCCCATTTTCGGGGCTTTCCATCAAGGTGCCTTCGGTGATTTCGCACTCTAAGTGCAGCGGCGACAAACCTACTTCGTTTAATATCTTATTAATGCGTTCGTCTAAATCTGGCAATTCAAATTGTTTAGCCGAGATATTGACCGCAACACGGCCGCTAAACATACCTTGGTTAACCCAACGTTTAGTATCAGCACAGGCCTTGCGCAATACTTGTTCGCCAATTTCTATAATTTGCCCAGTTTGTTCAGCTAGGGGGATGAATTGGCCGGGGCTGACAATGCCTTTTTGAGGGTGCTCGAAACGCACTAGGGCTTCCATACTGACTAGTTTGCCAGATGCTATATCTACCTTAGGTTGGTAGTAGACAGTGAAAAGGTCGTCTTTTATGCCTTGTCGAATAAGGTTCTCAATTTGCAATTGTCGCACTGCGTTTTGATTCATCTCACCACTAAAGAACTGATAGCTATTACCACCATTATTTTTGGCAAAATACATCGCAGTATCAGCGTTCTTTAGCATTTCTTGTGGTGAGGTGCCATCGTCAGGGAAAAATGCAATCCCAATGCTTGCCCCTAACACAAACTCTTGCTTATTAATAATGAACGGCCTAGATAGCGTGTCTAGCAAGTTTTGCGCGTAATGGGTAACAGTATGAATATCGGCATTATCTTCCATTAAAATACTGAATTCATCACCACCTAGGCGATAACATGTAGCGCTCTTGCCAGTTATACGTTGAAGACGCTTGGCAATTTGTTTAATGAGGATATCACCCGTTTGATGGCCTAACGAGTCATTAATCTTCTTGAAGTTATCCATGTCTAAACAAAGAAGGGTATGCTGTGTTCCCTTACGTACCAAGTTTTGGTGGCTTGCTTGGAAAAATGAGCGGTTTGGTAACTCGGTAAGCGGGTCGGTATTCGCAAGCTTAAGTAGCTCTTTTTCGGTACTTTTGCGCGATGTTATATCACTAAATACGCCAACAAAATGGCTGATTTTGCCATCTTCATCGTGTACTGCATCGATATTCAGTTCCATTTCATAACGTTCGCCATTTACACGAACGCTTTCAACTTCACCCGACCAGTTGCCTTTTGATTTCAACGTCTTTTTAATTTCTTCGGTAAATGCATCAGGATACAAATGAAAGTGCATATAGCTGGCAAGCGCTTGATCTCGTGTTTCACCTGTGTAAGTGCAATAAGCGTAGTTTACGCTGATGAATTTAAACTGTGTATTGGTAATAAATACACCTTCTGAAATATTCTCTATAGAGCGCTTAAAGAGGTTTAGTTGCTCTTCTGCTTCTTTAAGATGGTGAATATTTTTAAGCGTACCTGTCATTCGAACCGGTTGTGAATTGTGGTCGCGCTCTACTACTTTTCCTCGATCCAGAATCCACACCCATTGGTTTTTAAATGTTTTCGCTCGGTATGCAAGCTCGTAGAATTCGCTCTTACCCTCTAGATGCTCGCGCAATGCGTCTTGAACGCGATTGATATCATTCGGGTGAATGTTTGCATCATATGCGCCCGTGGTTCGTATATCATCTTGCGGAAAATCGAGTGTTCCCCATGTGTTAGCACGGTAAACTTGTCCTCGATACACGTCCCAATCCCACAGTTCATCGCCAGAACTCCACAGCGTTAGTTTAAGACGCTCCTCAGACTCTTTAATGGCTTGTTGGTTTGCTTTGCGCAATTGATATTGTCGGATAATGAAACCAAAAACCGCCATCGCAATTATGCAGTAAAATACAAGGGCGACAGAGTGTAGCCACGGTGGACGAGCCAACTTTACTCTTAAAGAACGACTTTCCGACCACAATTTACCTGGCTCCTTTGCCTGTACTTCGAATTGGTAATCACCGAATGAAATGTTATTGAATTGAGCTGTACGTTCATTGCCAATGTAAACCCATTCATTATCGATGTTAGATAGCTTGTAGCGATAGTTGACTTGGTCTGGATAAACTGGGTTCACAAGTTCAAAAGTGATACTGAATCGAGATTCAAAATAATCTAGTTCTACAAGATCTTGATACGAAATATTGGAAATAGGGGGCTTAAAACCGAGTGCGTTTTCACTTGAAATCTCAGAAAGACCAAACGTCTTCTGAGGATTTGAGCCAAATATACTGAACCGATATAATTGTGGACTTAGTGTTCTAGGTTGTTTACTTACCGCGCCTTGACGCGTTGTCGCAATTTTATTTATACCCTTGTTACCACCAAAATAAATAATATCGTTGGACGTTGCAATGACAGAACCTTCACCGAGCGAATTATACTCTAATTGGTCATTCGATATACTATCCGATTGAGTAAGCGAGGGGAGTGACACTTTGTGAATACCCGCAGTATCCGAGTACCAAATGCTATTCCCGACTGCTGTTGTAGAGGTGATAAATCCATTATTGTTATTTCTGTCCTGCTTTTTTACTACCTCAAGCGTAGTTTTGTCTAACTTTAGGACACCATCAGAACGAGTTGTGAGCCAGATACCGTCATCTGTTTCATGAACGCCGTATACCATAGATTTTACGCCGGCTTTAGCGTCCAAGACTTTTTCAATTTCGTTGGTGTCAATAGAATACACGATTAACTTTTCGCTGCTTCGAAACCAGACTCTTTGTTTATCATCTGAATAAATCGCGTAGATTCTTCCGAAATCACCCTCTAAGTTAACTTCAAAGTTGTCATCAGGGATATTCGTGTATCTCTCATACCCTGAATTAACTGAATAAACTTTTCTTTCACCAAGCTGAAGCCAAATTGCCGAATTGCTCTTAAAAATGTGGTCGATAAAAGCGCCTTCAAAGAAAGTTCGTACATTCCTTAGATCGTTGCCAGATTTTTCCAGCAACATTAGACCATTAGAAGTTGCTACCCAAAACCGACCATATTCATCTATTTCTAAGTCCCAAAACGAAAGCGAATCGCCATATGAACTGAAGATATTATAGAATTCAACATCTCCATTCTCGTTTGAAATTTTCCCCACACCGCGTTGTTGAGAGATTAGGTAGACTTCCCCTTCTTTTGACTCAGCAAATCCCCACACCGTTGAGTAGTTGTCATCATCTCGTCTATTGGAATTGTAAACCGGTTGAAAATTGACACTGGCATATTCGGGGTGATATCTAAATGCACCTTGCTTAAATGTTGCTGCCCACACTACACCTGTTCTGTCTTTCATAACTTTCATTAGAATTGCAGAAGGAAGTCCAGTAACGTCATAGTTTTCAGAGTTTAAGTGAACAAAATCGAGAGATGTAGAGCGCTGAATATCAATTTTTGCAGCTTCTGGAAACACAAATAGACCTTTGAAAGTTCCCAGCCAAATATCGCCATCAACCAACGTCATTGAAAACGAATTTAACTCGCCTTCAATACCTAAGTCTTCACCCAAAAGTTCTTTGACCATTAAGCCGTTGGATGC
The DNA window shown above is from Alteromonas sp. KC3 and carries:
- the fadJ gene encoding fatty acid oxidation complex subunit alpha FadJ, whose product is MTNEAQPASGAFSLTKQDNGVAILSMDVPGESMNTLKAEFGDEISAMLDDIESDSSIKGVVLTSGKPSSFVAGADITMLAACKTAEDATTIAAGGQAIFDRIESMKATFVAAIHGPALGGGLELALACHYRVCTDSPSTQLGLPEVQLGLLPGSGGTQRLPRLIGIQQAMKMMLTGAPARAKQAKKYGIVDDVVPHSVLLKVAEQFALKRKPEREAPQKGVMNKMLENTGPGRGMLFKKAREATFAKTKGNYPAPGYIIDVIETGMNDGMKAGLKAEAEAFGKLVMTPESFQLRQIFFATTEMKKENGVEGVKPEKMKKVGVLGGGLMGGGIAYVTSTKAGVPVRIKDVRAEGIANAMKYSYDILNKKVKKRFMRNSEMQKQLALLTGTLDYSGYQDADIVVEAVFEDLDLKQKMVDDIETNCKESTIFASNTSSIPITQIAAKAARPENVIGLHYFSPVDKMPLAEVIAHEKTSDQVISSTVEFAKKQGKTPVVVKDGAGFYVNRILAPYMNEAANLILDGEPIEHIDKSLVKFGFPVGPVKLLDEVGIDVGTKIIPFLVEAFGDRFTAPSAFDKVLADGRKGKKNQKGFYSYEGKKPGKEVDESIYSLLGLSPSAKLSEKEVAERCVLMMLNEAARCLDEGVIRNARDGDIGAIFGIGFPPFLGGPFRYMDSLGIKHVVARLNHYATAVGGKFAPADILVKMAESDQSFY
- a CDS encoding DUF58 domain-containing protein, encoding MINVQAQLQKLLSDGVNLSTGELLRYQQLAKLFSLAPKRAPQARLAGSYLTKHKGRGMEFDEARHYQSGDDIRAIDWRVTARTGKTHTKVYREERERPVFLFCDYLPSMAFGTQLLTKAVQASHVCSLISWSAAARGDKVGALIFNATQHKEIKPLTRKKAVLRVCHELLELHQQSQQNKPNKESDDDAFAQACARARRLARPGSLVYLVSDFQHLSTQAIGHLNHLTRHCEVRAVVINDPIEYCLPSLTSMQAVSVSDGNTQQQWLLGDATEHEQYKQWRNEQNTFINDILKKNNISRFTVSAGIPLDDQLQSMQREQL
- a CDS encoding AAA family ATPase, which translates into the protein MAAEQFQQLHAYLNQQIIGQHALTKSLLIALLADGHLLVEGPPGLAKTRAINALANGVDGDFHRVQFTPDLLPADLTGTDIYRPETGEFVFQKGPLFHNLVLADEINRAPAKVQSALLEAMAERQITVGSKTYPLPPLFLVMATQNPLEQEGTYPLPEAQLDRFLMHVDIDYPGAETELEILRLTRGEALSEPPVTPPTLTQDDIFTSRKEALSLYMAPELEQYLVQLIVATRQPEKFDANLAQWIAMGTSPRATISLDRCARAHAWLSGRDFVGPDDIQAVVHNVLRHRIILSYQAEAEGVTVNDVLDKIVTTVAVP
- a CDS encoding EAL domain-containing protein, with the translated sequence MRSTLIFSISLIWLVLSGLYVHPAKATEVSDLHFTEVNKKHGLSNTAVLDIVEDKLGYIWLATSNGLNRYSGYNVKQYHPSDIDTHSIPSGYIQTLFVDSDGKLWIGTQSGLALYRAESDDFEVFDKTNSVIKNDFISAISEAKNGDILFSDTKFLYRFSKDTSKISVVTRVFEEDSFIKVIFEEANRIWVGSNKFGARIIDSSSNEVFSLRKVNPWAISLDVRALHDLQVINGNYWLATNEGIKIYASNGLMVKELLGEDLGIEGELNSFSMTLVDGDIWLGTFKGLFVFPEAAKIDIQRSTSLDFVHLNSENYDVTGLPSAILMKVMKDRTGVVWAATFKQGAFRYHPEYASVNFQPVYNSNRRDDDNYSTVWGFAESKEGEVYLISQQRGVGKISNENGDVEFYNIFSSYGDSLSFWDLEIDEYGRFWVATSNGLMLLEKSGNDLRNVRTFFEGAFIDHIFKSNSAIWLQLGERKVYSVNSGYERYTNIPDDNFEVNLEGDFGRIYAIYSDDKQRVWFRSSEKLIVYSIDTNEIEKVLDAKAGVKSMVYGVHETDDGIWLTTRSDGVLKLDKTTLEVVKKQDRNNNNGFITSTTAVGNSIWYSDTAGIHKVSLPSLTQSDSISNDQLEYNSLGEGSVIATSNDIIYFGGNKGINKIATTRQGAVSKQPRTLSPQLYRFSIFGSNPQKTFGLSEISSENALGFKPPISNISYQDLVELDYFESRFSITFELVNPVYPDQVNYRYKLSNIDNEWVYIGNERTAQFNNISFGDYQFEVQAKEPGKLWSESRSLRVKLARPPWLHSVALVFYCIIAMAVFGFIIRQYQLRKANQQAIKESEERLKLTLWSSGDELWDWDVYRGQVYRANTWGTLDFPQDDIRTTGAYDANIHPNDINRVQDALREHLEGKSEFYELAYRAKTFKNQWVWILDRGKVVERDHNSQPVRMTGTLKNIHHLKEAEEQLNLFKRSIENISEGVFITNTQFKFISVNYAYCTYTGETRDQALASYMHFHLYPDAFTEEIKKTLKSKGNWSGEVESVRVNGERYEMELNIDAVHDEDGKISHFVGVFSDITSRKSTEKELLKLANTDPLTELPNRSFFQASHQNLVRKGTQHTLLCLDMDNFKKINDSLGHQTGDILIKQIAKRLQRITGKSATCYRLGGDEFSILMEDNADIHTVTHYAQNLLDTLSRPFIINKQEFVLGASIGIAFFPDDGTSPQEMLKNADTAMYFAKNNGGNSYQFFSGEMNQNAVRQLQIENLIRQGIKDDLFTVYYQPKVDIASGKLVSMEALVRFEHPQKGIVSPGQFIPLAEQTGQIIEIGEQVLRKACADTKRWVNQGMFSGRVAVNISAKQFELPDLDERINKILNEVGLSPLHLECEITEGTLMESPENGLRMMNRLRERGIHLALDDFGTGYSSLAYLKRFPLNTLKIDKAFIDDIAKSNVDRHMAAAIINIAHNLGLKVVAEGVEEEAQLNILRRYDCEMLQGFLYSRPLNAERFEKLLSENQKLHTLLGQSNF
- the fadI gene encoding acetyl-CoA C-acyltransferase FadI codes for the protein MATKQSVTTREGDRIAIVAGLRTPFAKMATYFHGVPAVDLGKMVVNELLVRHGVQKEWVDQVVYGQVVQMPEAPNIAREIVLGTGMNVHTDAYSVSRACATSFQSAVNIAESMMAGTVQVGIAGGADSTSVSPIGVSKNLARALVDLQKTKTLGQKLNIFKRLKLKDLAPVPPAVAEYSTGLSMGQTAEQMAKTHQISREDQDKLAHRSHSLAAESWEAGKLSSEVMTAYAEPYKGALERDNNVRFDSKLEGYAKLRPVFDKKYGSVTAANATPLTDGASAVLMMTESRAKELGYTPLGYIKSYAFSAIDVWEDMLMGPSYATPIALDRAGMTLNDLTLIEMHEAFAAQTLANVKMFASDKFAQEKLGRSKATGEIDMDKFNVMGSSIAYGHPFAATGTRMITQMLNELNRRGGGTGLLTACAAGGLGAAMIVETE